The following coding sequences are from one Enterococcus sp. 4G2_DIV0659 window:
- a CDS encoding TatD family hydrolase yields the protein MHVHIDFYSKPLELANQYENLKIYAIFVTYLPEIFLKTRYEYENYKYVRMALGFHPDMVGEYTFDKNEFEKGLKYTRYIGEVGLDFSGSNQQFKKAQVEIFEKITSPNYNKGNIYSIHSRKAEAEVLEILKKNNVKNAIFHWYTGGKKTLKDIAASGYFFSVNHKMLTSKSGMEIIRIIPKSQLLFETDGPFARKDKKIVYPRDLKEIYEDFEEVIPDFEKIVFSNFKRLLFQKDIDRIK from the coding sequence TTGCATGTTCACATTGATTTTTATTCAAAACCATTAGAGTTAGCTAATCAATACGAAAATTTGAAAATATATGCTATTTTTGTCACCTACTTGCCAGAAATATTCTTAAAAACTCGATATGAGTATGAAAACTATAAATATGTCCGGATGGCATTAGGATTTCATCCAGACATGGTGGGAGAATACACTTTTGATAAAAATGAGTTTGAAAAAGGATTGAAGTATACTAGATATATTGGAGAAGTAGGACTTGATTTTTCTGGATCAAATCAACAATTCAAAAAAGCGCAAGTTGAAATATTTGAAAAAATAACTAGTCCTAATTATAACAAAGGTAATATTTACTCAATTCATTCTAGAAAAGCAGAAGCAGAAGTTCTTGAGATATTAAAAAAAAATAATGTGAAAAATGCAATTTTTCATTGGTATACTGGTGGAAAAAAAACATTGAAAGATATTGCAGCATCGGGGTATTTTTTTTCTGTGAATCATAAAATGCTCACTTCAAAAAGTGGGATGGAAATTATTCGAATTATTCCCAAGTCTCAACTATTGTTTGAAACTGATGGTCCATTTGCAAGAAAAGATAAAAAGATTGTTTATCCACGAGACTTAAAAGAGATTTATGAAGACTTTGAGGAGGTAATCCCAGATTTTGAGAAGATAGTTTTTTCTAATTTTAAAAGATTGTTATTTCAGAAGGATATTGATCGAATTAAATGA
- a CDS encoding DUF3800 domain-containing protein, whose product MDYTGLVKAISELHNVPKMDKEYELYYDETNNSRIFRLTDEGFNFNEKAYFLLGGLAFEKGKRPSKESLESLVEKLRVQQNSTEIKFKHIQQKAKVFLELISKKRTKDFIEWLYDNKCWVHYSYRDNFYYSIVDIIDSLEKSSFGGFEFNRELKSTLYDCIAKDKDWFIQLMIYFDYPNVKDHNQFIDEMLKWFERINPDGYDFNIEYLRQSMNSHRKDILIFLEGNKDRVMIENYADIYRNSILTFYNSFHVFDEELEIQKSLDKDTIEVFGKKVSYEFVKSENSIFVQLSDLIIGVLRMWMAFLESHSIFELKELFSNLTIAQKQTTIQFQSLMYNSLLESFGFKHGSGSNQFEEKINYFMEYNF is encoded by the coding sequence GTGGACTATACTGGGCTTGTCAAAGCTATTTCAGAACTTCATAATGTTCCAAAAATGGACAAGGAATATGAACTTTACTATGATGAAACTAATAACTCACGTATTTTTCGTTTAACAGATGAAGGGTTTAATTTTAATGAGAAAGCATATTTTCTATTAGGAGGGCTCGCATTTGAGAAAGGAAAACGTCCAAGCAAGGAGAGTTTAGAGAGTCTCGTGGAAAAATTGAGAGTTCAGCAGAACTCTACGGAAATAAAATTTAAGCATATTCAGCAGAAAGCTAAAGTCTTTTTGGAATTGATTTCTAAAAAACGTACTAAAGATTTTATTGAGTGGTTGTATGATAATAAATGTTGGGTTCATTATTCTTATAGAGATAATTTTTATTATAGCATAGTTGATATTATAGATTCTCTTGAAAAATCTTCTTTTGGAGGTTTCGAGTTTAATAGAGAGCTGAAAAGTACTTTATATGACTGTATTGCTAAGGATAAAGATTGGTTTATTCAGTTGATGATCTACTTTGACTATCCTAATGTGAAAGATCATAATCAATTTATTGACGAGATGTTGAAATGGTTCGAGAGAATAAATCCCGATGGATATGATTTTAATATTGAATATCTAAGACAAAGTATGAACAGCCATAGAAAGGACATTCTGATATTCCTAGAAGGTAATAAAGATAGGGTTATGATTGAAAATTACGCAGATATTTATAGAAATTCAATTCTTACTTTTTATAATTCTTTTCATGTGTTCGATGAGGAATTAGAAATACAAAAAAGTTTGGATAAGGATACAATTGAAGTATTCGGGAAAAAAGTTTCATACGAATTTGTTAAATCAGAAAATTCAATATTTGTTCAATTATCAGATTTAATTATAGGGGTTCTAAGAATGTGGATGGCATTTTTAGAAAGTCACTCTATTTTTGAGTTAAAAGAATTATTCTCAAATTTGACAATTGCGCAAAAGCAAACCACGATTCAGTTTCAGAGCTTAATGTACAATTCGCTTTTAGAAAGTTTTGGTTTCAAACATGGTTCTGGTAGCAATCAATTTGAAGAGAAAATAAACTATTTTATGGAATATAATTTTTGA